One window from the genome of Myxococcales bacterium encodes:
- a CDS encoding transglutaminase domain-containing protein — MQRPLPRLAAAAAAMGIAIGVSAAIASRAGRPLHQDLPSPASVDGGRSAAMTSPTPTQNPDVIAAGNKMLPEPDASQPGRPDEPTFGQPGFAADRQTQATLDRQTASDGTLHYVAVFNPDVLPFKRMSALNAIDTSQTLSIAPGRRLTLTVGGAPDMARDRFWGSLMLTLAPDQVIAIPSVAPDMRILSYETEPRAELRFSKDTADNFYVSAPRIKQPVSVRLVMHVDADAGYFAPALPQGRWTPRLVAAQAPTGALARMPMEVRALAGQSLSELGLHQDVELGRAFNALVAYHRAFAAGDAPPREEGTYRDLFSAQVGVCRHRSFVFMITANALGIPTRYVTNEAHAFVEVWFPQRGWQRVDLGGAALNLQVYNGGDKTVHRPRSEDPFAKPDAYRDNYTQLRGDISGLSDTQREEQRDPHAASSGEDTFSDHAGSATAAGADDGTPAPFNAPTLAANDGPPDPRRITPSLSLRADATTKARSESLGLAGTVTDRATGAPLAGLTVQLFLLPLDASLDQAVWIGAAVSDGMGTFSATATVPGSVAVGAYHVIAVTSEDLRHNAGRSD, encoded by the coding sequence GTGCAACGCCCACTCCCACGCCTTGCAGCCGCCGCGGCAGCGATGGGGATCGCGATCGGCGTAAGCGCCGCGATCGCGTCGCGGGCTGGCCGGCCACTGCACCAAGACCTGCCGTCGCCCGCGAGCGTCGACGGCGGACGCAGCGCCGCGATGACGTCGCCTACGCCGACACAAAATCCCGATGTCATCGCCGCGGGCAACAAGATGTTGCCTGAGCCCGATGCGTCGCAGCCAGGCCGGCCGGACGAGCCGACCTTCGGTCAACCTGGCTTTGCGGCGGATCGCCAAACTCAGGCAACGCTCGACCGCCAAACCGCCAGCGATGGCACGCTGCACTACGTTGCCGTGTTCAATCCCGATGTCTTGCCGTTTAAGCGAATGAGCGCGCTCAACGCCATCGACACGTCGCAGACGCTAAGCATCGCGCCCGGCCGCCGCCTAACGCTCACCGTTGGAGGGGCACCCGACATGGCGCGCGATCGGTTTTGGGGTTCGCTGATGCTCACCCTGGCGCCCGATCAAGTCATTGCGATCCCCAGCGTCGCGCCCGATATGCGCATCCTTTCCTATGAGACGGAGCCGCGCGCCGAGCTGCGCTTTAGCAAGGACACCGCGGACAACTTCTACGTCAGCGCGCCGCGCATCAAGCAGCCGGTTTCGGTGCGCCTCGTCATGCACGTCGACGCGGATGCCGGCTATTTCGCCCCAGCCTTGCCGCAAGGGCGCTGGACGCCTCGGCTCGTCGCGGCCCAGGCGCCCACCGGCGCGCTCGCGCGGATGCCCATGGAGGTGCGGGCGCTGGCAGGACAATCGCTTAGCGAACTCGGCCTTCACCAGGACGTCGAGCTCGGCCGAGCCTTCAACGCGCTCGTGGCGTATCATCGCGCATTTGCCGCGGGCGATGCCCCACCCCGCGAGGAGGGCACCTATCGCGATCTGTTTTCGGCGCAAGTTGGCGTGTGTCGCCATCGCTCGTTTGTATTTATGATCACCGCCAACGCGCTGGGTATCCCCACGCGCTATGTCACCAACGAAGCGCATGCCTTTGTCGAGGTGTGGTTTCCCCAGCGTGGCTGGCAACGCGTTGACCTGGGAGGCGCGGCGCTCAATCTACAAGTCTACAACGGCGGGGACAAGACGGTGCACCGCCCCCGCAGCGAAGACCCCTTTGCGAAACCAGATGCGTACCGCGACAACTATACCCAACTGCGGGGGGACATCTCTGGCCTCTCAGACACACAACGCGAGGAGCAACGCGATCCGCATGCCGCGAGCAGCGGCGAAGACACCTTTAGCGATCACGCTGGCAGCGCCACGGCGGCGGGTGCGGACGATGGCACGCCCGCGCCTTTCAATGCGCCGACGCTTGCGGCGAACGATGGCCCACCTGATCCGCGTCGCATCACGCCCTCCTTGAGTCTACGTGCCGACGCAACGACCAAGGCGCGCTCGGAGTCGCTTGGCCTTGCGGGGACGGTCACGGACCGCGCCACCGGTGCGCCGCTTGCCGGCCTGACCGTGCAGCTCTTTTTGCTGCCGCTCGATGCCTCGCTGGACCAAGCCGTTTGGATTGGCGCGGCCGTCAGCGACGGGATGGGCACATTTAGCGCAACTGCCACGGTTCCGGGATCTGTAGCGGTCGGCGCGTATCACGTCATCGCCGTTACGTCCGAGGATCTGCGCCACAACGCCGGCCGCTCAGATTGA
- a CDS encoding Crp/Fnr family transcriptional regulator, whose product MPFPASSILATLTADERDALAARGQTLSYPRKSVLYLAGDAASVVYVLQEGQIKLSSVSHDGRAITLCFRHPGDIFGEAALFSQAHRLEMAECSQPSTLVAIETADMLTLLNLNPQLSLSLLRQSVNLTCELSRKISALMFQNVAAKVADALLQYYQQPLAPGQPLLTHRDLASIIGSTRETVSATLARFRAQGLIAGNRVSLEIRDREGLLRLAASGNASP is encoded by the coding sequence GTGCCTTTTCCCGCGAGCTCTATACTTGCCACGCTGACCGCGGACGAACGCGACGCGTTGGCGGCTCGCGGACAAACGCTATCCTACCCACGCAAATCGGTGCTCTACCTCGCCGGCGACGCCGCGTCGGTGGTCTACGTCCTGCAAGAAGGACAGATCAAGTTGTCTTCGGTCTCCCACGACGGGCGCGCGATTACGTTGTGTTTTCGCCATCCCGGCGACATTTTCGGCGAGGCCGCGCTGTTCTCCCAGGCCCATCGCCTCGAGATGGCCGAATGCAGCCAGCCCTCGACCCTGGTCGCCATCGAAACCGCAGACATGCTCACACTGCTCAACCTAAATCCTCAATTATCGCTGTCGCTGCTCCGTCAATCGGTCAATCTCACCTGCGAGCTGTCGCGCAAGATCTCGGCGCTGATGTTTCAAAACGTCGCGGCCAAGGTCGCCGACGCGTTGCTGCAATATTATCAACAGCCCTTGGCCCCCGGGCAACCGCTGCTGACGCATCGCGATTTAGCGAGCATTATTGGCAGCACGCGTGAAACCGTTTCGGCGACGCTGGCGCGATTTCGCGCGCAGGGACTCATCGCGGGCAATCGCGTCTCGCTCGAGATTCGCGATCGCGAAGGCCTGTTGCGGCTCGCCGCCTCTGGCAACGCTAGCCCTTGA